The genome window TTTTGCGATTGATGTGGATGAGTTCAATGCGGTAATTGCCAAGGCGCGTGTAGCATCCAATGTGCATAGCCGCGCGGAATGGCATGCGCATGCCGTATCCATGTATCATGGCGAGTATTTACAGAATATGTATTACGAGTGGGTGTTCCCCGAGCGGCGAAGATTAGCCCAGTCCTATCTCGTTGCGTTGCAGGAACTCGCCCTCTACCATTTATCCACACGATCTCCAAGGCAGGCAATTGGATATATTGAGAAAGCCATTCTGCTCGATCAATTGAACGAAGGCCTGTACTGCCAGGCCATGCGTGCATATGCAGAAGTGGGCGACCGTTCCAGCATGGCGCGTATTTATACTGAATTGCAAAATGTACTCTTTAGTGAGTTGGGTGAAGAACCGCTGCTGGAAACCGCGCACCTGTACAAGGACTTGCTAAAAAAAAGTAAATAAACGTTCAGGGCGGTGTATTAAATGATTTGAGCCATCACTCCGCATTTAAGAACATGTTCCCGCATCATGATTCCTGTAAAACCTGCTCCGCCAGCGCAATGGCGCCCAGCATGCCCGAGCGATTCCCCAACCCCGGTGAGACGATGTAGGATTCGATGTTTTCAAGGATGACGGGCGACTGGATATAGCCGTTGATGAGTTCCCGCGTCCTGACCTGGATCCCGGGCAGGAGATGCGGCAATGTGCCTACGCCGCCGCCGATGATGATCCGTTGTGGAGAAAGGGTGAACGAATAGCTTGCCAGTGCCTGTGCAATGTAATCCGATTCAAGTTCCCAGGCGGGATGATCCTTTGGAAGAGTGTGGCTTGGTTGTCCCCATCGTTTTTTGATGGCAACACCCGAGGCGAGGCCTTCAAAGCAGTCGTCGTGAAATGGACAGGTCCCACTGAATGGATCTTTATCAAAATCATGCTTGACGGCAATATGCCCCATTTCGGGGTGTATCAATCCGTGCAGGAGGTTTCCGCCGACATATGCACCGCCTCCGATGCCTGTGCCAATCGTGAGATAAATGAACGTTTGCAGTCCCTGGCCCTTGCCCCAGCGCCATTCACCCAATGCCGCACCATTGACATCCGTGTCAAAAGCGATGGGAACATCGAATGCTGAAGACAAAATTCGCACCACGTTCGCACCTGTCCAGCCGGGTTTTGGCGTCGGAAGGATATGCCCATAGGTCGGCGAGGCAGGATTCGGGTCGAGCGGACCGAAGCATGCAAATCCAATGGCGGAAAGTTTACCGAGGCTCTCCTCCTGCTGTTTGAAGAAATCCACAGCCTGGGCCATTGTCTCTTCGGGTAGCGTGGTTTGAAAGCGGGCTTCTGCGCAGATATTGTTGGGCCCCATGCTGACAGCGCAGACAAATTTTGTGCCGCCGCCTTCGATGCCGCCATATAGATGATGATTGTTTTTCATTTCTTCATTTGCAGCCAGAGATGGGAATAGGGTTCGAGCATAAGTTCATTGGAGATGATATGCATGTGGCCTGCGAAAAGGTCCAGGTAGGTATTCTGATATTGTAGCGGGAGTTTCACGATTTGGGTGGATCGACTTAGATTGTTCAGGATCAGCATGATATCCTCCCCGTGCTGGCGTATATAGGCGGCGACATGGGGATTACCGGTTTCGATCCACTCCATGCCGCTGCTCCCGAACGCATCATGCTTCTTGCGAATGGCGATCATACGCTTGATGGAGTTGAATAACGAATTTGGATCGTTGATCTGGCTGGCGACATTGATGTTCTGATGTCCAAGTTTGCCTTTGACGAGTTCTGAATACGGCTTGACTTCAGAAAACCCGGCATTCGGCGAATCATCCCATTGCATCGGCGTACGAACGCCGTTTCGGTCGGGCAGGTCGAGATTGTCGCCCATGCCGATCTCATCGCCATAGTAAAGGATGGGCGAACCGGGCAAAGTGAACAGCAGGGAATTGGCAAGTTCGATCTTGCGGCGGTCGTTATCCAGCAACGGTGTGAGGCGGCGGCGGATGCCAAGGTTGAGTTTCATGCGCAGTTCGGGCGCGTACTGTTCCCACATCCACCGGCGTTCTTCGGGTGTGACCATCTCCAGCGTGAGTTCATCATGATTGCGCAGGAAGGTACACCACTGACAATTTTCAGGAATGGGCGGCGTACGTTGCATGATGTCCGCCATGTCTTCGTAGCGTTCCTTTTTAAGCGCCATGTAAATGCGAGGCATGATGGGGAAGTGGAATCCCATGTGGAATTCGTCGCCGTCGCCGAAATACGGGCGCACATCTTCGGGTCCCTGGTTCGCTTCGCAAAGCAGGATGCGGTCTGGATAATGCTTGTCCATGAAGGCGCGCAGTTTTTTAAGGTAGGCGTGGGTTTCGGGCAGGTTCTCGCAGTTGGTGCCTTCGCGCTCAAAGAGATAAGGAACCGCATCAGCGCGGAAGCCGTGAATTCCCAGATCCAGCCAAAAACGCGCCACGTTAAACATCTCCTCCTGCACTTTGGGATTATCAAAATTCAAGTCCGGCTGGCTGGAATAAAAACGATGCCAGAAATATTTGCCCGCTTTTTCGTCCCATGTCCAGTTGGAGGTTTCGGTATCCAGAAAGATGATGCGCGCATCCTTGTATTTTTGGTCGGTGTCACTCCAGACATAGTAATCGCGGTACGGCGAGTCGGGGTCGGAGCGGGAAGCCTGGAACCAGGGATGCTGATCGGAGGTGTGATTCAGCACCAGGTCCATGATGATGCGTATGTTCCGCTGGTGCGCCTTGGCGATCAACTCCTTCAGGTCATCCAGCGAGCCGTAGGATTCATCCACGTTATAATAATCCGCGATGTCATAACCGTCGTCGTTGAGCGGCGAGGGATAGATCGGCATGAGCCAGATGCAATCGATGCCGAGGGTTTGCAGGTAATCGAGTTTTTCCGCGACACCGTGCAGGTCGCCGCGCCCGTCGCCGTTGCTGTCCTTGAAGGAGCGCACGGAGATTTCATAAAAGACTGCGTTTTTGTACCAGAGATTATTGTCCATCATTTTTGTTTGACGTTTCCATATATTCCTGAATTGCAAGTTCGATGAAGACCGCCGCGCTCCACCCGAAAATTGGTGCGGCGGACCCGGGCGCTTCGCCACTCTGTGAGTTGTAGTACTCGTGGATACCCGCTTGCCCTGCGATGATGCCCAGTGTTTTCTCGCGCAGTTCCTTCGCAAGTTGATGCTCTCCAATGGTTTGCAACGCTTCGATGAAGAAGTAATTAATATTCGCCCAGACGGGTCCTCGCCACA of Anaerolineales bacterium contains these proteins:
- a CDS encoding ROK family protein, which codes for MKNNHHLYGGIEGGGTKFVCAVSMGPNNICAEARFQTTLPEETMAQAVDFFKQQEESLGKLSAIGFACFGPLDPNPASPTYGHILPTPKPGWTGANVVRILSSAFDVPIAFDTDVNGAALGEWRWGKGQGLQTFIYLTIGTGIGGGAYVGGNLLHGLIHPEMGHIAVKHDFDKDPFSGTCPFHDDCFEGLASGVAIKKRWGQPSHTLPKDHPAWELESDYIAQALASYSFTLSPQRIIIGGGVGTLPHLLPGIQVRTRELINGYIQSPVILENIESYIVSPGLGNRSGMLGAIALAEQVLQES
- the treS gene encoding maltose alpha-D-glucosyltransferase, translated to MMDNNLWYKNAVFYEISVRSFKDSNGDGRGDLHGVAEKLDYLQTLGIDCIWLMPIYPSPLNDDGYDIADYYNVDESYGSLDDLKELIAKAHQRNIRIIMDLVLNHTSDQHPWFQASRSDPDSPYRDYYVWSDTDQKYKDARIIFLDTETSNWTWDEKAGKYFWHRFYSSQPDLNFDNPKVQEEMFNVARFWLDLGIHGFRADAVPYLFEREGTNCENLPETHAYLKKLRAFMDKHYPDRILLCEANQGPEDVRPYFGDGDEFHMGFHFPIMPRIYMALKKERYEDMADIMQRTPPIPENCQWCTFLRNHDELTLEMVTPEERRWMWEQYAPELRMKLNLGIRRRLTPLLDNDRRKIELANSLLFTLPGSPILYYGDEIGMGDNLDLPDRNGVRTPMQWDDSPNAGFSEVKPYSELVKGKLGHQNINVASQINDPNSLFNSIKRMIAIRKKHDAFGSSGMEWIETGNPHVAAYIRQHGEDIMLILNNLSRSTQIVKLPLQYQNTYLDLFAGHMHIISNELMLEPYSHLWLQMKK